A DNA window from Yoonia vestfoldensis contains the following coding sequences:
- a CDS encoding type IV secretory system conjugative DNA transfer family protein, translated as MQKSLPLWAAVPIGAICGAVIGTIIASFYLTLALKVGFANFDMLAVWKAGDATRLAHPEAFKVAFGAIGFGIIGLGVLAFAWTFQRERSEYGTAHWQSKAELKKNDMLQDAGRGFVCGKIGKPNSKGPFISSTVIPHVMMVAPTRAGKGVGFVIPNLLGFAGSVVVLDVKGENFDKTSRLRALNGDEVYRFSPFDWSNATHCYNPLTRIAKAPSFAQRFTEVSILADLFLDKDNKTLDTFSEAGKSIFVAACLLAIQRGRATLGEVNRIVAGGDYKNAQYKAYAEEAEEPVVRELWTNAASASSRLLTSNIQALMTAGLKQWDNPAVRAATRRSDIDFSIFRKKPQSLYIVVSEDHIATLAPLLRLLFADLIASLRLNEPGEDEPWPVMIMIDEFQQMGAMPYLERAIHSLASYGGRVAMIAQSLASLDRIYGPEGRESLENGAGLKLYITPRDQRTVREVSAAVGSTTREAVTRMYGRNKGVLGATSTSTRLEERPLLSETEARLMDPDEVIILASPQHPIKAQRIKYYDDPLFKELVEKQEGGAFPYPPNVEGVGPWEEVEPKQGKNDAAGETSEQAKPASPPEDRNALREARAMMMGQDASGETEDLHPTPDPDDPLPPEWEDVLLEQSDFLDALMEEQGLGD; from the coding sequence ATGCAGAAGTCACTTCCTCTCTGGGCCGCGGTTCCCATTGGCGCGATCTGTGGCGCGGTGATTGGCACGATCATTGCCAGCTTCTATCTCACGCTGGCGCTTAAGGTCGGGTTTGCCAATTTTGATATGCTGGCCGTTTGGAAAGCGGGGGATGCCACGCGTCTGGCGCATCCCGAGGCCTTCAAAGTGGCCTTTGGGGCGATAGGATTTGGTATCATCGGGCTTGGTGTTCTGGCGTTTGCCTGGACCTTCCAGCGCGAGCGTAGCGAGTATGGCACAGCCCATTGGCAGAGCAAAGCCGAGCTGAAGAAGAACGATATGCTGCAAGATGCGGGTCGCGGCTTTGTCTGCGGCAAGATCGGCAAGCCAAATTCCAAAGGCCCGTTTATATCGTCGACGGTGATCCCGCATGTGATGATGGTGGCGCCGACCCGCGCGGGTAAAGGCGTCGGCTTCGTGATCCCAAACCTTTTGGGTTTTGCCGGATCTGTGGTGGTGCTTGATGTCAAGGGCGAGAACTTTGACAAGACGTCCAGACTTCGCGCGCTCAATGGCGATGAGGTTTACCGGTTCAGCCCGTTTGACTGGTCCAACGCCACCCATTGCTACAACCCTCTGACACGTATCGCCAAAGCCCCGAGCTTTGCGCAGCGCTTCACCGAAGTGAGCATTTTGGCGGATCTGTTTCTGGATAAGGACAACAAGACGCTCGATACTTTCTCGGAGGCGGGTAAATCGATCTTTGTGGCGGCCTGCCTGCTGGCGATTCAACGCGGTAGGGCCACTTTGGGCGAGGTCAATCGCATCGTTGCCGGAGGGGATTACAAAAACGCGCAATACAAGGCATACGCCGAAGAAGCGGAAGAACCCGTGGTGCGCGAGCTTTGGACCAATGCGGCCAGTGCCTCGAGCCGTTTGCTGACCAGCAACATCCAGGCCCTGATGACGGCGGGACTAAAGCAGTGGGATAATCCGGCGGTGAGGGCTGCAACGCGGCGCAGCGATATCGACTTTTCGATATTCCGCAAGAAACCGCAATCGCTCTACATCGTGGTCTCGGAAGATCACATTGCAACACTGGCCCCGTTGTTGCGCTTGCTGTTCGCCGATCTCATTGCCAGCCTGCGCTTGAACGAGCCGGGAGAAGATGAGCCCTGGCCCGTGATGATCATGATAGATGAATTCCAACAGATGGGCGCGATGCCCTATCTGGAAAGGGCGATCCATTCTCTGGCCAGCTATGGCGGCCGCGTGGCGATGATTGCGCAGTCGCTGGCGTCACTGGATCGGATTTACGGTCCTGAGGGCCGTGAAAGTCTGGAAAATGGCGCGGGTCTGAAACTTTACATCACACCGAGGGACCAGCGCACAGTGCGCGAAGTTTCTGCCGCGGTCGGCAGCACAACACGTGAGGCAGTCACGCGTATGTATGGCCGTAACAAAGGGGTGTTGGGTGCGACTTCGACATCAACACGTCTCGAAGAACGCCCGCTTCTCTCTGAGACGGAAGCGCGGCTGATGGACCCGGATGAGGTGATTATTCTGGCCTCGCCTCAGCATCCGATCAAAGCGCAGCGGATCAAGTATTACGATGATCCTTTGTTCAAGGAATTGGTCGAAAAGCAGGAAGGGGGGGCGTTTCCGTATCCGCCGAACGTCGAAGGCGTGGGGCCGTGGGAAGAGGTCGAGCCTAAGCAGGGTAAAAACGATGCCGCAGGTGAGACCTCAGAGCAGGCAAAGCCTGCCAGTCCGCCCGAGGATCGCAACGCCCTAAGGGAGGCACGTGCGATGATGATGGGTCAAGATGCGTCAGGCGAAACCGAAGACTTGCACCCTACGCCAGATCCTGACGACCCCCTCCCGCCAGAGTGGGAAGATGTTTTGCTCGAACAGAGCGATTTTCTAGATGCGCTGATGGAAGAGCAGGGTCTGGGGGATTAG
- a CDS encoding ATPase, T2SS/T4P/T4SS family, producing MQPTSYLEQYFEPFREWLSRDDIVELAINPNGEVWVEVAGDATMRPAGKRVEAKAAQNLAQSIVGDAKARVSEKNPLVSGKIDYAGRPLRVQIAVPPAIEQGASITIRLFAPKAAREFKPAFLFGEAVSLETLRREKMRKVADLSQANLDQALKSLIEDRLNILVSGGTSTGKTTFARNLLSHVDHGERLITIEDAFELFPDQPNTVSLLSERSPTSQRSANALLQASLRMRPDRITVGELRGSEALTYLEAINTGHGGSVSTIHAETAELAIDRLAIMVLQAGTPLTFAEVREYIRKSIDVIVQLGRSDGRRGITEFYLPVNE from the coding sequence ATGCAGCCCACATCCTACCTTGAACAGTATTTTGAACCGTTCCGCGAATGGTTAAGCCGCGATGACATTGTCGAGCTGGCAATCAACCCAAATGGAGAGGTTTGGGTGGAAGTGGCGGGAGACGCGACCATGCGCCCGGCCGGCAAACGTGTTGAGGCGAAGGCCGCGCAGAACCTCGCACAAAGCATTGTTGGCGATGCCAAGGCTCGCGTCTCTGAAAAGAACCCGCTGGTTTCTGGTAAAATCGATTATGCTGGTCGCCCGTTGCGGGTTCAAATCGCCGTGCCACCCGCGATTGAGCAAGGGGCCTCGATTACCATCCGCCTCTTTGCACCCAAAGCCGCGCGTGAGTTCAAACCTGCGTTTCTGTTTGGGGAAGCTGTATCTCTGGAAACGCTGCGCCGCGAGAAAATGCGCAAAGTTGCTGACTTGTCCCAAGCCAACCTCGACCAAGCGCTGAAATCCTTGATCGAAGATCGCCTGAACATCTTGGTGAGCGGAGGCACATCAACGGGCAAGACCACCTTTGCGCGCAACCTTCTCTCCCATGTGGATCATGGCGAGCGGTTGATCACCATTGAAGATGCATTTGAACTCTTCCCCGATCAGCCCAACACCGTATCTCTTCTCTCCGAGAGAAGCCCCACGTCGCAACGCAGCGCCAATGCGCTCCTGCAAGCCAGTCTGCGGATGCGGCCGGACCGCATCACCGTGGGCGAGCTACGTGGATCAGAAGCGCTCACATACCTTGAAGCGATCAACACGGGTCATGGTGGATCGGTGTCGACGATTCACGCGGAAACTGCTGAGCTTGCCATTGACCGGCTGGCGATTATGGTGCTGCAAGCTGGCACGCCCCTGACCTTCGCCGAAGTGCGCGAATATATACGCAAGTCAATTGATGTAATTGTTCAACTTGGACGTTCAGACGGGCGGCGGGGGATTACGGAGTTTTACCTGCCGGTGAACGAATAG
- a CDS encoding relaxase/mobilization nuclease domain-containing protein: MRNTAALYEAVMGKLWENEQIRGKANARIEARMAGRRQGRSYANSGRASLRNVAKAASGQSRAAIFKRIRSGGCKTRVSLGNQLSYVNDKAVFTYSSMTNALTSDAVLNEEQKSGIIEDWAETWRGSTKLGFTSHMLLSFPTDVTVDQVRDITMEWAEHFFDSGEYGDQWDYVLAVHDDRAHKHAHILLNNRGVDQGTWFSCWAEGVMSPQLMREKQAEIAEKHGIMLDATSRIERGIYAKPAGMEEIYAAKAEARRPQEIALTEQERAMAEAQVTAFAKDYTSMADFLDRMDQRAIGSAVRGMADAMGRGEPWHGPDNTGQQGEIDMKDITTVGQATEYAERAIEAIGLKIEELDARERAAFEVKTAPVLKELSRMVPDPELQSRFNKVLLEPYPPGAGDAAFVAELTSGNDDALTQLVSSANEHGLDTDDILGRFEAGGTKNYGLAQNWVERDMNAVLAQDGLNVDTATEPQRIAALEVVDTFMDGMGDRMRELSGDMSAEQGLRRDDPGEASELSVIDAQDIAEHPEALQSLADILKHGRLNEEQEAMINADLKVVLTAALGERGMAALRDGNYAVLEDTLPSKFDQITVAQEYLEMMREETGDMIFTERAASLQQDKSVEMAKMIQASQEQDMSKAREQGRDLDDEMGL, translated from the coding sequence ATGCGTAACACGGCAGCCCTCTATGAAGCCGTCATGGGCAAGCTCTGGGAAAATGAGCAGATCAGGGGCAAAGCCAACGCCCGGATCGAGGCGCGCATGGCGGGTCGGCGTCAGGGTCGCAGCTATGCCAATTCAGGCCGCGCCTCGCTGCGCAATGTGGCCAAGGCGGCATCGGGCCAGAGCCGGGCCGCGATCTTCAAACGTATCCGATCGGGTGGCTGCAAGACGCGCGTATCACTCGGCAACCAGCTTTCCTATGTGAATGACAAAGCAGTGTTTACCTATTCCAGTATGACCAATGCATTGACCTCAGATGCGGTGCTGAATGAAGAGCAAAAGTCAGGCATCATTGAGGACTGGGCAGAGACCTGGCGTGGGTCTACCAAGCTTGGCTTCACTTCTCATATGCTGCTGTCGTTTCCAACAGATGTTACTGTCGATCAGGTGCGCGACATTACCATGGAATGGGCCGAGCATTTCTTTGACAGCGGCGAATATGGCGATCAATGGGACTATGTCTTGGCGGTCCATGACGACCGCGCCCACAAACACGCGCATATCCTTTTGAACAACCGCGGTGTTGATCAAGGCACTTGGTTTTCCTGCTGGGCCGAAGGGGTGATGTCACCACAGTTGATGCGCGAGAAGCAGGCGGAGATTGCTGAGAAGCACGGCATCATGCTGGACGCGACCTCGCGGATAGAGCGCGGCATTTATGCCAAACCTGCGGGCATGGAAGAGATTTATGCGGCCAAAGCTGAAGCGCGCCGCCCGCAAGAGATAGCGCTCACCGAACAAGAACGTGCGATGGCCGAGGCGCAGGTGACAGCGTTCGCCAAAGACTACACATCGATGGCTGATTTTTTAGACCGGATGGACCAGCGCGCCATCGGCAGTGCGGTGCGCGGCATGGCCGACGCCATGGGACGCGGTGAGCCGTGGCACGGGCCAGACAATACAGGACAGCAAGGAGAGATCGACATGAAGGACATCACAACCGTGGGTCAGGCCACGGAGTATGCGGAACGCGCGATCGAGGCCATCGGGCTGAAGATCGAAGAGTTGGATGCCAGGGAGCGCGCAGCGTTTGAGGTCAAAACTGCGCCGGTCCTCAAAGAGCTGTCACGGATGGTGCCAGACCCAGAATTGCAAAGCAGGTTCAACAAGGTGCTGCTGGAACCCTATCCGCCGGGGGCAGGGGACGCCGCTTTTGTGGCCGAGCTGACATCGGGCAATGACGACGCGCTTACCCAATTGGTCTCTTCCGCGAACGAGCATGGGCTTGATACCGATGACATTCTTGGGCGCTTTGAGGCGGGCGGTACCAAGAACTACGGCTTGGCGCAGAACTGGGTTGAGCGTGACATGAATGCGGTCCTGGCTCAAGACGGGCTGAATGTTGATACCGCAACAGAGCCACAACGGATCGCAGCCCTTGAGGTGGTGGATACCTTTATGGATGGCATGGGAGATCGGATGCGAGAACTGTCAGGCGATATGTCAGCCGAGCAAGGGTTGCGCCGAGATGATCCGGGTGAAGCGTCCGAACTGTCTGTCATTGATGCCCAAGACATTGCCGAACACCCGGAGGCGCTTCAAAGCCTCGCAGATATACTAAAACACGGTCGCCTCAACGAAGAGCAAGAGGCGATGATCAATGCCGATCTGAAGGTCGTGCTGACGGCAGCCCTCGGCGAGCGCGGCATGGCGGCACTACGTGACGGCAACTACGCGGTGCTTGAGGACACATTGCCCAGTAAGTTCGACCAGATCACCGTCGCACAGGAATACCTTGAGATGATGCGCGAAGAAACGGGTGACATGATCTTTACCGAGCGCGCTGCATCGCTGCAGCAAGACAAGTCGGTCGAGATGGCGAAAATGATCCAAGCGTCACAAGAGCAAGACATGTCGAAGGCCCGCGAACAGGGCCGCGATCTTGATGACGAGATGGGTCTCTAG